In Juglans regia cultivar Chandler chromosome 13, Walnut 2.0, whole genome shotgun sequence, the DNA window ttcactttgtgCGGATCTGCTATCAGTTGGAAACCAACACTGCAATCCACTattgctttatcaactacagaggcagagtacatggCAGAAGCAGAGGTTGTTAGggaggccatttggttgaaaggcttGATCAGTGACTTGGGACTATAACAAGATGGGATTTCAGTATtttgtgacagtcagagtgcaatacatttgaccaaaaatcaaatgtatcatgagagaacgaagcacattgatgtcaggtatcattttctcagagagattGTTACAGAGGGTGTTATAGAGATTTTGAAGATTGCTACTACTGAGAATCTagcagatatgatgacaaaGCCAGTTGCAATGTACAAGTTCAAACTCTatttggacttgattggtgaTCGGGGTTTGTGATTCCCTTAGGGGGATTTGGTGGAGGGGGTCGGTTCTATGGTCAGAGGTTTTTTGTGTTAGACTTGGTAGAGTTCAacccaaggtggagatttgttaagaggtggcttgaatctaGTTGAAATAACGCCTCTGGTGTATGTTCGCTCGAGTGGTGATTCTTCAACTCGAGCGAAATGCAAGTCCGAGACTTCGCTCGAAGATCAACTCGAGCGAAATGCAAGTCCAAGACTTTGCTCGACATCGCTCGACACCCGCTCGACAGTCAGCTTGAGCGGAATGCCAAAAccctacgttcgctcgacacccgCTCGAtagttcgctcgagccaatgttctcAGAAATGAATATGCACtgttttctataaataggaAGCGGCGCCTCTTATTATTCTACTTCAGTTGTTTTATGTTTTGTCAAGAGTGATATTTGTTAGAGTTGAGAGCTTAGAGAGTTAACTTCTTtgtgaaagaagttttgtattaattctcctgtactccatctttgtttaTAGTGAAAGCtctgataccgaccccaccactGGACGTAGGCTCACGTTGAGCTGAACCAtttaaatcttggtgttctgTATGTGCTTGtcagaattttcttttgtttatttccgCTGGTATACTTCAAGTTAGTCTTCGATATCCAATTATTCCCAACAAAACTCCGTGCCTTACAGCCTTCATCTTCTGAAGTATCTGGCATTCCGTTTTCCCCATGACATACTTGAGCAAGCTTGTTTTATAGAATCTTTTCCCTTAAAAGATATATCTGCAACAACCAAGCCAAGAATTTTCTTGGAAGCCTATTCTTCTAAAGGTGTCTTCTTGTGTTTGTTTGGTGTTTTCCCTCCTTATTTATATGGTTACTTGTACATAAAAGTTTCCAATCCGAATTATAAGGAAAGTGGTGTTTGACCTGAAAGGGGGTTTGGTTGAGAAAATCTTGTAAAAGCTCTCCCAAGTTAAACTGGGACAGTGATGTGATATTTTAAAAGAGTTATGTGATTGATATGAGTTTTTAGCAttggcttttcttttctttgtgcACCTAGGGTGACAACAGTGGAGGGGCATACAGCTTCATCTTTAGGCTTTAGCCCTGCAGTTGAAATTGATTCACGAATCAGTAGCCTCGTTtggatataataaatattttatctcattttaatattataatttttttaaatttttatataaaatataattaacaatttaattttttaaattttaaaataataataatattaaaaaaataatattttattcaactttcatattaactcattttatcttaattcactatccaaaaaATACCTATAAAGAAACACTTAACAaacttatttttgtatatatattagattgtaaatatatttttttaagtaaatttggAATAATGCTACTATACCGTCTCATTTTATCCTtccattttgaccgctcatcgtttatttatttttttaattttttttacttattaattaagaaattgactattaatgtattcatgtattttttaaaaaatatttaaatatgttaaaaaatgtaaagaagaaaaaaaaaaaatttgttcacTACCCATGCATAGATTTGATGTATCTCATTAAACTTCGCAGCGGCCAGCGCATAAAGATTTCGTATTTCATGTTAAACACGGCACTCCTCTTTTCTTATGTTCTCTTTGAATATTGTCCTCTTTTTATGGTTAAAATCTAAAAGTTGGCCGGAAAGCTCACAATTTCTTCCGTGTTAATCTTGGATTTATCCAATAACCTTTGTCTGGTTATACATGACTCGAGTTTAGGGTCAAAGTTTTGGGATTGTGTTCACCCACATTATGTACGATAGGTGGTGATCAGATTATGATAATGACCAGGTTAGATGACTCCTACGTACGTAGAGCCAAGGCTGAGATGATTTCGAACCACATTAATTAAAGACGTACAAAGTGACATAAATATcgagttaaattataaattgtaaactctaaactaaaaaatttatttataagtgttatttttaataCACAATTAATTGAAAACTTTAGACATCAGTAATgccaaaaaaattattgattttttttaaaattatattatgagtctcactataaatattttattaacacACATATagtaaaattctatataaaaataaataaaacttgttGTTAAGGGTATTCATGGAACcacattttatttcaaaacacACGAGGACAAATTGTCCTAAAGATAGAGTTTTAGGTTCAAGTTGaattttgaattgagttgaattctctatcaatagtagtgagttgagatggtagagtgagttctGTGGGCCCACCTAAGaagagtttagatgtatttttttctcaaatttagatgtgtttaaatgtatttatagaaagttgaaaatggttgtgggtcccacgtctaacaagatgttgagttgaaaaatattgtgtgtccctcatataaaaatgttttgaattaagatgagtttagtaatcaTGGAGAGCCAACTTATTATATTTGGTTtccatttttgttgttgttgttgttgttgttgttgttgttgttgttatgataatgataataataataataaagacacAAATTTGATGTTTGTTTCTGTTAAAGTTAACAATTAACCATTTCCGTGACGTTTATGAAACCGACCCGATTGGATGGATTCTCATAAACTCGATCACTCACTATGATTCTCATCTTCCTTGATTATAACTTCTTCTACAAATCTCATTTTAAGAAGTAGGGTTTGGGTATCTTTATCTGCTACAAATAACTTGTTTTATACTCTTGTAATTAGGATTTAAAACTTTAGTCTAATTTGCGCATTGTAAAGGTTTATCATATAAAGGGTTGAGGTTACATCTCTCTTGTATGATTTATTGGGCAGAATTTGATTGTCGAAGGTGCCATGATTACCATGTATGATATAATTAGTTACGTTAGAaagttgctcttgtatatgtcccatgtacttgggaTATGTctatttctcattaataaaaatcttatgtactaattaaaataagacAAAAGGGGCTGGAGTGAAAATGGCATATGTAATGCTCTCCTATGCacgaaaaatataatagaatagagtaatgctaggtacaaattttaaatagacaagtcttatACAAAtccttcataaaaaaatagatctcactaataaaaaataatttttttaacattttttttaggtggagtccacttttttataagggCTTGCATGGGCTGAgatatttgagacttgtacaaatTAATCATTTCTCAATAGAACATGATCAGGAAGTTTTCTGGTTTTACAAGTATTGGACTGACCACAGTTCAAGATTTGATGTATATCATTAAACTACGCAGCGGCCAGCGCATAAAGATTTTCGTAATATTTCATGTTCAACACGGCATTCCTCTTTTCTTAtattgttttgaatattgtcCTCTTTTTATGGTTAAAATCTAAAAGTTGGCCGGTAAGCTCACAATTTATTCCGTGTTAATCTTGGATTTATCCAATAACCTTTGTCTGGTTATACATGACTCGAGTTTAGGGTCAAAGTTTTGGGCTTGTGTTCACCCACATTATGTACGATAGGTGGTGATCAGATTATGATAATGACCAGGTTAGATGACTCCTACGTAGAGCCAAGGCTGAGATGATTTCGAACCACATTTAAGACGTACAAAGTGACATAAATAtcaagttaaattataaattgtaaactctaaactaaaaaaaatttatttataagtgttatttttaatacacaattaattgaaaactttagacatcagtaatgctaaaaaaaatattattgatttttttaaaaaaattgtattaggAGTCTCactataaatattgtatttacACACGTATagtaaaattctatataaaaataaataaaacttcttaagGGTATTCATGGAACcacattttatttcaaaacacACGAGGACAAATTGTCCTAAAGATATAAAATGTGCATATGCAAAACCAAATTTCCTCGTAAGCTTATTAGATTTCTATGAAGAATGGTCAAGCCGTGCCTATCTTTGACAACAATTTTTCAATATGCGTTTGTAAATTTGTCTATATATGTAgaggctagagagagagagagagagatcagagagccGACCTTATAAGTTATAAACATCAAACTTCCCTCGTTTCCTTCCCATTTGCATCACTTTCTTTGGTTATCCAATATGGAGTCTCCTAGCATTCCCAAGTTCACAATTCCTCTCTCTTGCTTCCTTACGCTTTTACTGTGTGCTGCCACTCTAAATCCTGtatttacttcaaaagtttGCAACTTTCCGGCAATCTTTAACTTTGGCGCCTCAAGTTCCGATACTGGAGGATTGTCTGCTACCCTCCAAAGAGTCATACCGCCTAACGGGGAGACCTATTTTCACAAGCCTGCCAGAAGGCTCTGCGATGGTCGGCTCATTATTGATTTCATAGGTACGTACCTTGACTTTTAGCATAGCTcaacttatattatatactaactattaaGGAATTAATCAGATTCTCATAGCCACTGTTGTAGTCTACGCAACTTCAGTGTAATGGTAGAATGAAAAAGGAATTTCGTTTTGTAAAATGTTGCAAAAAGAGACGACCCAGTATATTGCCTGAATTTGTAGTACTAATAGGCCCATGAAAATCCATGAACACGCTTAAACACGATAGAACAACCAAGTAGCCAACGTAGAATCATGAGTTCTCCTGCAAAAAAACTATCTAGAGCACCTCCTCAGAGGTAAGCTATGTAGCCATTCTGCAATTAAAACCACTGCTCTTCATCATTTTAATGGATGGATGGGTATGAGATTAGACTAGACGAGAATTCTGCAAATAACACtgaaatagtagtgaaatagtttgaattaaaatattttattagattttgaaaaatatgagagaaaaaattgaataaaaatattataaaattaaaatattgaaaagttataatgattagaagaaaaagttgaagattttgaaattgaaaaatatttatatttgaatgatgtattggacatgtttataaggaatgaggAATCATCCCTTATAAAATCGATTTTATGAGATAAATAAGGCTCATAAATTTCTTCACTCAAGAGAAGAGGGGCATGTATTTATTGGACATTGATTAATCCCATCAGCCGTTCATACACATGGACCTCACATGATACCCAGTGGAAGTAGGCCAGGCACATTGGAGTTTTGACCGAGTACTGTCCAAACTTCCAAGTCCAACAGTAGTAATATGGACAGAATGCTGAGTACTAGATTAAGTTAATTCCCATTATCTTACATGATAATTCTCATGGTTACAGCAATGGGTGTTGGTCTTCCATATCTGAGTGCATACCTTGATTCCTTGGGAACTAACTTCACACACGGTGCAAACTTTGCCATGGCTGGATCCACAATCAGACTACCATCCAGAATTATACCTGCAGCAGGTGGATTTAGTCCCTTCTACCTCAATATCCAATACTCACAATTTGAGCAGTTCAAAGAAAGATCACAGTTTATAAGACGACAAGGTAAAATGGGTACCCCACTACTTGTTTTGTTCCTTAATCTAATTGGTTTTTTTAGAGTGCTTATAAAACATCTGTATCATCATCAACTACCTTTATGCTTTCTCTTGTTGTAGGAGGAATATATGCACATTTGATGCCCAAGAATGATTATTTTCCTAAAGCTTTGTACACATTTGATATTGGTCAGAATGATCTTAGTGAGGGATTCTTTAGTAACATGACTGTAGAGCAAGTCAATGCTTCTATCCCCGATATTCTTGACAAGTTCTCTCTTAATGTTAAGGTAAAAATTAAGACTATAATGGATGATTTTATTGTATCCGTCACACTTAAAAGGTTTCACGTCAATCAATGTGATTAAGGATGACcaaatttaagataaaagagTGATGCTATATATAGTCATGAGTGCGCAAGCGCTGTAcattcactttgaaaaagagtaaggttcactattaaaaaattaattttttttcaatctgagtctcatatttatcatctttttcaaaGTCATTGCATGGTGCTTGAACACTTatgactgtaactatcattacTCGTAATGGGCTGGCTAAGGCTAACCTACTACTCTCAACGGAAAATACTCACTTCCtcatccaaaaagaaaagaaagaagaaaaaccgGTAACctagttttgtttttcattgATGCTAATCAAGTGAAATTCATGATATTGATgcagaatatatataagttgggAGCTAGATCATTTTGGATCCACAATAATGGACCGATTGGTTGCCTTCCTTATATTTTGGTCAATTTTCCATCAGCTCAAAGGGACCGCTATGGCTGTGCAAAGCCTTATAATGATGTAGCTCAGTCTTTCAATCACAAGTTGAAGGAGGCCATTGTTCAACTCAGGATCGATCTTCCTTCAGCTGCAATCACATATGTAGATATCTACTCTGTTAAGTACTCTCTTTATAGGGAACCACAAAAATACGGTAAGTCCTATTATATTGCAAAAAgtttatatttctttatgtCATTTACTTCCCAAATTAAAATCTTGCTTTGGATATAATAAGAAGGGTCGTTTCTGTTCTCAATGTTTATTATCTTTCAAATTGCTacaaatataaagagattatacaaaataaacccacaaattaatgtgattttatagaatctgttaaataaactttataataaaaataatttcataatctaACGTACCATATCATgacacatcaatttataaatttatttttataattcttttataactaAAGTGTTTTTGTTATCTTTAAGATCACATtcatgtttggattgagaaatgtGCAGGATTTGAGCTTCCACTTGTTGCGTGTTGTGGGTATGGAGGAAAGTACAACTACAGCAGTAGTGTTGGGTGTGGAGGAACAGTGACTGTGAATGGAAGCCAAATATTTGTTGGTTCATGTGAGCGCCCCTCAGTCAGAGTAAACTGGGATGGAATTCACTATACTGAGGCTGCCAACAAGTTtgtcttttctcaaatttcaactGGAGCGTTTTCAGATCCACCTGTACCCTTAAAAATGGCATGTCACCAAGTTTAAATTCCCATTCacacattaattaaaatatatatatttgtatatgtaAATTAAGGAGAAATGATTAGAtaagtctcaaataaataagtttctgtaagcatttataaaaaagtagacccatctttaaaaagtaaaaaacaaaaatccatttttttgtgggatctactattttataaaaactttacccaagatttatctatttgaaatttgtatttatCTGTTTATTATGATGTTTTTTGTTCCTAATGAGACGATGTCTTTcaattttcctctctctctctctccccattttTTGCTCAAACTGGGATTAATGGAAAACCGATTTCATATGTTCCAGTTTTAGGCTTTCGAAAATGAACGCAGCTGTCCTTGACCGCAAACCAATACTGTCCATTTGGATGCTCTTGCTAATTAGGTTTCAACTGATCAAGGTGCTAAAATTTCTCCTTTTCCCATTGAAAATCCTAAACATGATTTTTTCGAACTCCTATATATTATTGGTCTTCGATCCAATCCAAAGGCCTTCTTCTTCTGCCACGACAAGCACTGGATTCTAACGTGGGTTTGGCTTTCTCGGGAGAGAAAAGCTTTTCGGTGGAAGGCCACtttttcttcgtcttctttCTAACATGTTTCTAACGTGGGTTTCAagttcttttcaattttttataaatacatcaaaattcatcttaacattcaaatatatttaaacttatatTAAGTGGACCTTACAAAACTCACCtttccatctcaactcactgttatttataaaaagttcaACTCAACTCgacatccaaatgcagcctaagactaaggtctcgtttatattcataactcatctcaactcacttcaactcatctcatcttatcattacaactttctcaaattttcacacaaaatataataaacaattcaactttttcaaatttcaaaacaaattttctaaattttcacataaaatataataaataattcaacttttattctactattcacaaaccatctcaacccatctcaactcatctctaaatccaaaccactcctaagaTTGTATTTAATAACAGTAGTAAAAGCTTACTTCGGTCGAGATCATGGCATAGTTTTGAAATCCATTTCGTATTGGCCAGTACGGTTGAAATATGCCATACCAACCAGGTAGCCGATACAGATAGGTACATTGTTTTGTACCGGTCAAAATTTCGGCCGTATCAGCCTGTATCGGCTGATATATCGGTATGAACCGGCCTATGCCGTCCGATATATCGGATTTCGGCTGAGATACATATTTTGGCCtttacacttttattttatttttatttttattttttttcatttcttcaaattgcaAGTTCATTTTTGGACCCCctcaatttagactagactatttataatttatatacatttatatatatatatctatatataatttattcatttataaaCTATtctgaaacggtaccggtatctaAATATCTCGTTTCAATGCCTTGACcaaaacggtattcaaaacattggatcATGGCCGGGACTTTGTAAAGTACACATAGCAATGgacatatataattactataatcAAGAGATCATAGACCAATTTCGGGGAAATAAGaacttttatttgttgttatgAGCCAAAGCTTCGGTATTTATAAATGATCAATTAGAATGTATTGAATGGCAAAGAAGAGAATCGAATCAATTCCTAACTCCCCATGAATAGTTTTTTTCCTCAAGGCTCTCCAAACCTTTTGGTAAAAGTGCCTTAGAATCCATGCATCGGCGCTCGTCAAAGTTAAAGTCATCAATGACCTTTAATAAATTGATTCCATGTAAAAAGGTGATGCATATGGATTCCATATAAATAATTGCTTTATTATATCTTTTAACGGTTCAGAAACAATCTCAATAGACTTTTCTAAAGAGGAATTATTGGTTTGCACCAAAAGTTAACGCAACGGAATTTATAAATTGGTATCACTTTATGTAACGTGAGTAGCTAGATGtacattataataaaaattagaattttataatttgatgaataacattaagtcaatttataattttttttttttttgtaaaatttctgcTTATACGCATTTCTtctaaggtcccgtttggatatagaaataatttcatctcatcttatgattacaacttttttcaaatttttacacaaaatattataataaacaattcaactttttcaaatcctaaaataataacaatattaaaaaataatattctaagaatattttattcaacttaatttttatctaaaatcatcttatccaCTATTCAAACGGAGCCTAAGGGCACCTCGTTTGGTTGCAAGATTTAACTGaaatcaactcagttcagtctaactttaaactgagtctaacatccaaacactcaactctcaaattactaaactcatctcaaatcaaaaTCTCATTACATGTGAGACTcataaccttttttaacttaacacatctttatacgttggatccacaatcttttttaatttctcataaatagtactaaattcatcttaacatttaaaaacatctaaactcattttagatgggTCTCACATAATTCACTCTacctactcaactcactattattcataaagagctcaactcaatatctaaacgtaTCCTAAATGTATGCTCTAAATTACTTTGACTTCTCTTTACCATCTACATCTACTAAAGCAAATACTGATTTTTTTCAGAAGTGACAGTCGTGGGAAAAAATATATCCTTAGTGGGAAAAACTCGTGGCATATAAGCGGTGAAGAAAAAGTCTTTTTCTACAAAATCACAAGTTCATGGAAAAACCCTTCTTTTTCCCACGACATTTGTGgtggttaaaattttttttcttcatgacaAATAAGATCTCATCTAGTATAATGATGGAAAATAACATCATTCTCCATAAAAAGAGGTTGTGGCAAAAAGTGTTTACCCATGATATATCTTTGTGGAAATAAGTTGTCTTTGGTATTTCCGATAAAATAATTTcctggaaaatatatattttccccaAAGTATATCGTCGGAAATActtatttatgaagaaattttatCGTGGAAAATAATTACTTCCCgctaaaaaaaaagtatttgtcaCGAGTTTCATTCACGGCAAATGTtaagagattttagaaaaaaaaaaattgtcaaatcaAAAAATAAGACTCAgccaaaaataatcaaaacaaatagtctaatataggctATAATTATTATATCCGAACCAATGACAGATTATAACTAACCCAAACAACtacatttaattaaacaaaattataattaaaatacctttaatttaattaatcaatgaaaaaatgcATAAGTTTATTAAACTAAGCCCTATCACACAATCCATTGTTAATGTATAGCACACTCAACATAATCAAATCTGTCCAATTCTTGGACTTCAAGttcctcatgtaaattcaaATCCATAAACATTTGCATTTAAGTAAAATCTAACATATTTGCCACCCGAATACATACTCaatttatcaattataaaaCTTACTAACATATTTGCTGCCCATCTACATCAATCCaacacaattacaaattttaaaattttaataaacttCATTCATGGCTCCACACAATTCTCAACCTTCACATCATTTTTCTTGGTTCATTGAAACCAACACTTTCAATGTATAAATCTactcatattatttatacactaACCCCAAACACAATCATAAGGATTTATAAGCTTCATTTATGGCTCAAATCAATTCCAACCCAATATAACACAACTTGCCTATGTCCAAGCATTCAAATACAAGATCATTTAATCAAGTGTGCTTATTAGTCTAAGAGATAGAGAAATAGAGGTTATACCAAAACTCTTGAGGCTAAGAATGTCTTAGATGGTTGGTGGTCAAGCTGCCCATAGGCTTGAGACAGGAAAAGTAGCTGCAAGAACAATTAATCgtaagaaagaaaaagtccAGCAATGTTAAGATCTAATAAATTGaaacaattaatcaaattcAAAGTATGTTGGAAGATTAATAGAATGACACAAAAATTTGTTATTGTGACAGTTCATTAATTCTCAACATCAAATATTTAATCTTCAGAGACCCGACATACTCTTCAAAGCACGTACATGACAAAggcaataataattatttttcactcCAACAACACAAGTGAAGCCACTCCATTCCATCCACTCCATTGCAATCCAAATAGGCTATCGCCCAACCAACAAACCAAAAACATACAGCATGCTTGCTGCCCGAAggaattttaattcatttatcacTTTGTTCAGCCCAACCTAAATCCATCACAcaattcattattcatacatAATACACTCAACATATTCAAACCTGTCAAATTCTTGGACCTCATGGTcctcaaataaattacaatctATGAATCATTGTACTTGAGTAAAATCTAACAAACTCTTCAACTAAatcaatatatacatataaattaaatccATTATCCATTTAAGCTCAATATCCAACAAACCCAAACAATTACATAGTTTCATAAATCTCAAACTGATAGACTCATCAACACATATTAAAGGTGAAAGAGACATAATAGCTTaagattttcaaacaaattataggTAAGGAGAAGTGAGAACAATGGAAACATAAAGGTCTGCCATACATCAGcccatatttgttgtagtgagtgAAGCCACTCCATTCCATCAATACATAACACACTTGGCTACTTAGcaccaaattcacaaatttccaCCAATTTGTTGCGTGGGAGACTCGCGGCATATAACTAGTGAAGAAATAGACTTTTTCCACAAAACCACAAGTTCATGGAAAAAGCCTTCTTTTTCCCACGACATTTGTGGcggttaaaattttttttcttcgtgGCAATAAGATATCATCTGGTATAATGCGGTGAGAGGGCAAAGGGCTGAGGGGGAAGACCCTAGGTGGCTTGACGGCCaaacgctgcaaatactttttcgcAACGATAAAGAGCGAAAATATGAACGTTATTTGCGGcgtaatttacaatattaacaACGAAAAAAATCGCTACAAATAAATATCTTTTGAGACGATTTTTGGGTTTCGCTAGTTAAACTTGTGAGTCAAAAATTGCGACGAATGTCCG includes these proteins:
- the LOC108988316 gene encoding esterase-like, translating into MESPSIPKFTIPLSCFLTLLLCAATLNPVFTSKVCNFPAIFNFGASSSDTGGLSATLQRVIPPNGETYFHKPARRLCDGRLIIDFIAMGVGLPYLSAYLDSLGTNFTHGANFAMAGSTIRLPSRIIPAAGGFSPFYLNIQYSQFEQFKERSQFIRRQGGIYAHLMPKNDYFPKALYTFDIGQNDLSEGFFSNMTVEQVNASIPDILDKFSLNVKNIYKLGARSFWIHNNGPIGCLPYILVNFPSAQRDRYGCAKPYNDVAQSFNHKLKEAIVQLRIDLPSAAITYVDIYSVKYSLYREPQKYGFELPLVACCGYGGKYNYSSSVGCGGTVTVNGSQIFVGSCERPSVRVNWDGIHYTEAANKFVFSQISTGAFSDPPVPLKMACHQV